The following are encoded together in the Oncorhynchus masou masou isolate Uvic2021 chromosome 5, UVic_Omas_1.1, whole genome shotgun sequence genome:
- the LOC135540074 gene encoding large ribosomal subunit protein eL22: protein MAPIKKQVIKKTKTGGKKKKQVLKFTLDCTHPVEDGIMDAANFEQFLQERIKVNGKAGNLGGGVVSIERSKSKIAVNSEVPFSKRYLKYLTKKYLKKNNLRDWLRVVANTKESYELRYFQINQDEEEEEDED from the exons ATGGCTCCGATT AAGAAGCAGGTCATCAAAAAGACCAAAACAGGTGGCAAGAAGAAGAAGCAGGTCCTGAAGTTCACCCTGGACTGCACTCACCCAGTGGAGGATGGCATCATGGATGCTGCCAACTTT GAGCAATTCCTGCAGGAGCGCATCAAGGTCAACGGTAAAGCTGGGAacctgggtggtggtgtggtgtccaTTGAGAGGAGCAAGAGCAAAATCGCTGTGAATTCTGAAGTGCCCTTCTCCAAAAG GTATTTGAAATATCTGACCAAGAAGTATCTGAAGAAGAACAACCTGAGGGACTGGCTGCGTGTGGTGGCCAACACCAAGGAGAGTTATGAACTGCGCTACTTCCAGATCAAccaggatgaagaggaggaggaggacgaagaTTAA